A window of the Gossypium hirsutum isolate 1008001.06 chromosome A05, Gossypium_hirsutum_v2.1, whole genome shotgun sequence genome harbors these coding sequences:
- the LOC107957855 gene encoding auxin-responsive protein IAA8, which translates to MSPPLLGVEEGGQNNVTLLGSSGSMDSVCQNNAELKERNYMGLSDCSSIDSSVVTPGSDDGNVSTNLKATELRLGLPGSQSPERNPELCLLSSAQLDEKPLFPLHPSSDGHCFPSQKTVVSGNKRGFSDAMDGFSEGNFLSNSKVDVMLTPRPSSNLGLKSGSMLENLGVQPTRAKEVTNQKVVKDSSHAANETRPNHNASANNNSGAPASKAQVVGWPPIRSFRKNSLATSSKNTDEVDGKTGPDALFVKVSMDGAPYLRKVDLKNYSKYQDLSSALEKMFSCFTIGQCGSHGTLGRELLSESKLNDLLHGSEYVLTYEDKDGDWMLVGDVPWEMFTDTCKRLRIMKSSDAIGLAPRAVEKCRNRN; encoded by the exons ATGTCTCCGCCGCTTCTTGGCGTGGAGGAAGGGGGTCAGAACAATGTGACTTTACTGGGTTCTTCTGGCTCTATGGATAGTGTGTGCCAGAATAATGCTGAATTGAAGGAACGCAATTACATGGGCTTGTCTGATTGTTCTTCTATTGATAGCTCTGTTGTCACCCCTGGTTCTGACGATGGCAACGTAAGTACGAATCTGAAGGCAACAGAGCTCAGGCTTGGGCTTCCTGGATCACAGTCTCCTGAAAGAAATCCTGAGCTTTGCTTGTTAAGCTCTGCTCAACTTGATGAGAAACCCCTTTTCCCTTTGCATCCTTCAAGTGATGGTCACTGCTTTCCATCTCAAAAGACTGTAGTTTCAGGCAACAAAAGAGGCTTCTCTGATGCAATGGATGGTTTCTCAGAG GGGAATTTCCTTTCTAATTCGAAAGTAGATGTGATGTTGACACCCAGGCCTTCGTCAAACTTGGGACTGAAATCTGGTTCTATGCTTGAGAACCTTGGGGTTCAACCAACAAGGGCCAAAGAGGTCACGAACCAGAAGGTGGTAAAGGACTCGTCTCATGCTGCTAATGAGACGAGGCCCAATCATAATGCATCTGCAAACAATAACAGTGGAGCACCTGCTTCCAA GGCACAGGTTGTAGGTTGGCCTCCTATTAGATCGTTTAGAAAGAACTCATTGGCCACCTCTTCCAAGAACACTGATGAAGTAGATGGAAAGACAGGGCCTGATGCTCTTTTTGTTAAGGTCAGCATGGATGGTGCTCCTTATCTGAGGAAAGTGGACTTGAAAAACTACTCTAAATATCAGGATCTGTCTTCTGCACTTGAAAAGATGTTCAGCTGTTTTACCATAG GTCAATGTGGTTCTCATGGAACCCTGGGTAGGGAGCTGCTGAGCGAAAGCAAGCTGAACGATCTTCTGCATGGATCAGAATATGTTCTCACTTATGAGGATAAAGATGGTGATTGGATGCTTGTGGGTGATGTCCCATGGGA GATGTTTACTGATACCTGCAAAAGGCTGAGGATCATGAAAAGCTCTGATGCTATTGGACTCg CTCCAAGGGCCGTGGAAAAATGCCGGAACCGGAACTAG